One Numida meleagris isolate 19003 breed g44 Domestic line chromosome 6, NumMel1.0, whole genome shotgun sequence genomic region harbors:
- the LOC110401249 gene encoding uncharacterized protein LOC110401249 produces the protein MMEGAPAAARHSGTGETGRRQCSHRERPPATATSRHCKVGLRKRSRFHTAHTQRRQRLPRDPSTLPPLADATGARPRLTATATYLSAWERPALSRYHAAACGAAQSEPSATPGRGSGLANHCAPGGGICPHGNDSPGRWNATGLPHRDAQVLGGTPGSCSLSSPPRRVSTWEAAAPLTPPGRKVASPARWRAWGGREARSGGRAAGQLLSREPLAAARGRAGGGALLGGRLTAATPVRFKITVARRSSPLRRGFCGASGAEAAALGPQPHAGLGGQPSPPAAGGDGPQEVTRQQPRGWVCGRLSSKQQEELRRTWQRHGLMGGHCATTGKPRLLCPGDRAVSLEMLVDVTRAIVPPGELTSPRLYGTAEADCLF, from the exons ATGATGGAAGG AGCGCCCGCGGCTGCACGGCACAGCGGCACCGGAGAGACAGGGAGGAGACAGTGCTCCCACAGAGAGCGCCCACCCGCGACAGCCACCTCCCGCCACTGCAAAGTCGGACTTCGGAAGCGCTCCCGCTTCCACACAGCGCATACCCAACGGCGGCAGCGCCTCCCGCGCGACCCGAGCACGCTCCCGCCTCTCGCTGACGCCACGGGCGCGCGGCCCCGCCTCACGGCGACCGCCACGTACCTCAGCGCTTGGGAACGTCCCGCTCTCTCGCGCTATCACGCCGCCGCGTGCGGCGCTGCCCAATCAGAGCCCTCCGCGACGCCCGGGAGGGGGTCAGGGCTGGCCAATCACTGTGCTCCGGGGGGCGGGATCTGTCCCCATGGAAACGACAGCCCGGGCCGCTGGAACGCCACCGGGCTGCCGCATCGTGACGCGCAGGTCCTCGGCGGGACCCCCGGGAGCTGCTCCCTCTCCTCACCCCCACGCAGAGTTTCCACCTGGGAGGCAGCGGCTCCTCTCACGCCGCCGGGACGCAAGGTAGCATCGCCCGCTCGCTGGCGGGCCTGGGGCGGGCGGGAGGCGCGGAGCGGAGGCCGGGCCGCGGGGCAGCTCCTGTCAAGAGAGCCGTTGGCCGCCGCGCGGGGCCGAGCCGGGGGGGGCGCCCTCCTCGGCGGCCGTTTAACGGCCGCCACTCCTGTCAGATTCAAAATAACGGTAGCGCGGCGGAGCAGCCCCCTGAGGCGGGGGTTCTGTGGCGCCTCCGGGGCTGAGGCAGCGGCGCTGGGGCCCCAGCCGCACGCGGGGTTGGGGGGGCAGCCCTCGCCTCCGGCCGCCGGAGGTGACGGTCCTCAGGAAGTAACGCGCCAGCAGCCCCGCGGGTGGGTGTGCGGGCGGCTCTCttcaaagcagcaggaggagttGAGGCGTACCTGGCAGCGGCACGGCTTGATGGGCGGGCATTGCGCAACCACGGGAAAACCTCGGCTGCTTTGTCCCGGAGACCGGGCTGTCTCGCTAGAAATGCTTGTCGACGTTACGCGCGCTATAGTACCGCCGGGGGAACTAA CATCTCCACGGTTGTACGGTACAGCTGAGGCAGACTGTCTGTTCTGA